From one Brachypodium distachyon strain Bd21 chromosome 4, Brachypodium_distachyon_v3.0, whole genome shotgun sequence genomic stretch:
- the LOC104585153 gene encoding actin cytoskeleton-regulatory complex protein PAN1-like has product MAASNPAAPASSEYSPAMGWILTGPAPPMIGEDDDFAAALAPPPLPLFCPVHGYGPCPARDGTAPLLPSPTPPAPGAEAAPLVADAGPPAADSAPPPASNLVPPPYEDEGEVVDDVHPEARRFLRKFAAAMAAHRDGPAGGGWNPAALGFSSSNEGGLPYSI; this is encoded by the coding sequence ATGGCTGCATCGAACCCCGCAGCGCCGGCCTCGTCGGAATACTCGCCGGCAATGGGATGGATACTCACGggcccggcgccgcccatgATAGGTGAAGATGACGACTTCGCGGCCGCCCTTGCTCCGCCCCCACTGCCGCTCTTCTGCCCCGTACACGGGTACGGGCCGTGCCCGGCGAGGGACGGCACGGCGCCGCTCCTCCCATCTCCGACTCCTCCTGCGCCGGGCGCCGAAGCCGCTCCACTGGTCGCGGACGCTGGGCCTCCGGCCGCCGACTCCGCTCCACCTCCGGCCTCCAACCTCGTTCCTCCACCCTATGAAGATGAAGGCGAGGTCGTCGACGACGTCCACCCGGAGGCGAGGCGCTTCCTCCGCAAGTttgcggccgccatggccgctcaCCGCGatgggccggccggcggcggttggaATCCGGCCGCCCtcggtttctcctcctccaacgaGGGGGGGCTCCCCTACTCCATCTAA